In Zunongwangia sp. HGR-M22, the sequence TTATTTTCAAGGTATAATCCGCCAGAGGCCAATACTAGACTTATACTATTCAGTAGCAAATGTTGCTTCCAGCTGAGAAGGCTTATGATACCTCCACACGTACAGGGTTGATGCGGACTTACAAATACAATCCATAACGTATAAGCAGTGAATAGGGCCAGTAGTATAATACTACTTAATAATCCAATTTTTCGAAAGTCCTCAAATATAATGGTAGCGGCAATACCTATTTCAGCCAAAGGAATGAACCAGGAAAATACTTCGCCATTTTGTTTCGAAAGAAATAAGGGAGCATTCCTTAAGGTCGTAAAAAGCGCATTGGTATCTAACAGTTTTGAAAAACCGGTATATGCAAATAATAGAATTAAATATAGAGCAATAGTAACTCTAAAAAAGTTTCTTATTGATCCATTGAATTGCCAATGATATTGATTAGGTATTCCTGTCATTTCTCTCAAAGATTTTTAAATTCTATGAGTTAAAGTTCCCTATAATATGTCTAAAACATTTGCCTGAAACCATTTTCAATTTGAACGAAGGACTATAATTTTTATAATTCTCTAATTTTACTTGGTGGGATACCAAAGTGTTTCTTGAAAGATCTGGAAAAATGGGCTAAACTAATAAAACCACATTCTTCTGAAATTTCACTTATGGATAATGAAGTATCCCTGATAAGAAAATAGGCTTTCTCTAAACGTTTACGAAGATGATATTCGTTGATAGATTCATCGTAGGTTCTCCTAAACATTAAGGTCATTTTACTTACGCTGGTTCCCACCTCCCTGGCAATCACAGACAATTTTGGTAGGGGACGATCCAATCTTTTAGTGATATAGGCATGGAGTTTTCTAACCAAATCCCGTTGATCCTTTAAAAGAAGACTACGGTATTCACTTGGATATTTAATTTGTCCCTCCTTATGGTCTTTCAACTCATTTTTGAGACGCTCATTACAATATACCGCCTTAAAAACAGAAAGACAATACCCAGATTGTTCTTCTGAAATTAGAGGGTGAAGATAGCCATACCCTAACCATGAATACCCGCAATGATGCTTCAACTCAATTTTAATTGGAATTCTGTATTGCCCTACGTCACTCATAAATTTATCCAACTGCTCATTTAATCCAATACGGTCCCCCAGTATAAACTTCAACGGTTGTTCCAAAAGATGTTCATTTTTATACATCAGTATTTTTCCAACATTTTCAGAAAAAGATGTAATATGTAAGTTTTTATCGAGATTAATAACCATATTTTCAATGACTTCTTTACTTTTTTCATGATTAATCTGATGCACTACAGTATTTATTTCTTCAACCATAATATTAAGGGATATCGCAATTTGTTCGAGTTCATCTTTCTGATTTCGAAGAGGCAAAATATAGGTATAGTTCCCAAGCGTGATTTCTGTAATAAAATTAAGAATCTCCTTTACCCTTGCCTTAAAAGTCGGGATATTCATAATCTGGGGTTTTATTAAGTTATTTAAATCGCTTCAAAAAGCTTAAAGCTTCCGCAGTCGTAGTAAAAGCCCTGGTGGGGACTGTAGGCTTACTAATTTTCATAAAGGCTGCTACCATAGTTCCGGAATACGCTTCTTCCATAACAAATGCAATGGCTAATGCTTTCAGGCAGCCGGTTACGGCCATATACTCCCGTGCTGCTTTGCTCGAGAATTTCAGTTGTCTTATATCACATAAAATTGGATATGTTTCTCCTTGCTGAAGCCGCAATCTCGCTTTCACCACAGCCTTTGCTTCATTTAAATCCAGAATGATATTGGGTTTATATATGAAATTTAGAATACCCTCCTCAATCCAGAAGTGTGCATAATCTTCACCTTTAAACATTTGTATCCCTATTTCCTCTACAAAAATAATAAAAAATTGATAACCTTAATTTAACATTGAGAATCAAGAAATGATAACATTCCATATAAAACCTTGGCAAATAACCCCATTTGACTTTAAATTTTATGATTTGCCTACAAGACCATATAAATGTTTTGACTGGAAAATAAAGCTGTTGTTTTTTTAGCTTAATAGGAATTTAAAAGATGACGTATGGCTAAAATTAAACATAACAACATACTGAATACCATAATCTCGGTGATGACCAGCGCCAAAGAATCTGGAGCGCTTCACCTTTATGCGGAGGGTAATTATAGCAATGGGAGAAAACTTCAAATTGATGGCAAAGAACTTTTTAACTTTGGTACGACGGGTTACCTGGGACTTGAACAGGATGCGCGTTTAAAGCAAGGAGCGATTAATGCAATACAAGCCTATGGAACAGAATTTCCAATGTCGAAGTCCTATGTTTCCCATCCTTTATATCGCGAACTGGAATCCTTAATGTCAAAAATTTATAATAATCATTATGTAGTCATTACAAAGAATAGTACGCTCGGGCACTTGGGGGTTATTCCATCGGTTGTAGATGATGGTGATGGGATCATTTTAGATCATCAGGTACATTGGAGCGTTCAAAGTGCCGTACAACCGCTCAAATTGCGATCCGTTCCTATTGAAATGATTCGCCATAATCATCTTAATATGCTTGAAGAAAAAATAAGGCAATTACAATCCAGGTGCAATAAAATATGGTACATGGCTGATGGGATGTACTCTATGTTCGGTGATTATGCCCCTATAAATGACCTTATTGCTCTTTCAAAGCAGTATAAACAACTTTATTTATACTTTGATGATGTTCACGGAATGAGCTGGAAAGGTACTAACGGTAGTGGGTATATAATGAGTATTTTAAACGAATTACCCGAAAAAGTTATTCTCATTTCAACATTAAGCAAAACTTTTGGCGCTAGTGGTGCGGTAATGATTTGTAATGATCAGAAGGTACAAGAAAGAATTAAAAATTTTGGGGGACCACTCACTTTTTCGATTCAATTAGATCCAGCAGCCGTTGGCGCCGCTATCGCCTCCGCGAAAATTCATCTCAGTCCGGAAATCTATCAATTGCAGCAAGAACTTTCAGATCGTATTGCCTATATGGATCAATGTATTAAAACAACCGCTCTCCCTTTAATTACCGATAATGACTCCCCAATATTCTATATAGGCACCGGCATGCCAGAAACTGGCTTCAACCTCATTAACAGGTTAATAGCAAAAGGGTTTTACACGAACCTTGGTATTTTTCCAGCTGTGCCTATTAAAAATACCGGATTACGCATTAGCATATCCCGGCATAACCTAAAAGAGGATATTGAGAATTTTGTAGCAGTCTTAAACGATGAATATCCAAAAGCTCTAAATGATACACGTACTACTTTAGACCGTGTATATTCGGCGTTTGGTCGCTCTTTACAGCAGTCTGAAAAATTTAATAAATCCGCTACCACACTTAGGGTGGTCACCTATAATACCATAAAAGAAATTCCAATGGATTTTTGGAATAAACGCGTTGGACATAATAGTTTTTATGATTGGGACGGTTTAAAGAATTTAGAAGAAATTTTTACACGAGAAAAAACGCCGGAGCATCAACTTCAATTTTTTTATTGCAACGTTCTTGATCAAAATGAGAAATGTATCCTTTCTACCTTTTTTACATATGGCTTATGGAAAGAAGATATGATTGCTCCAAAATCAGTTTCCGACCGAATAGAAAAGAAAAGGGAATCAAATCCATATTTTCGTACTAGCTATTGTCTTTGCATGGGATCTATGGTTACTGAAGGCAAACATCTATTTCTTGAAAAAGAGCATAAAGAATGGAAACAAGCTTTCGATTTGTTGCTGGAGTATGTAGAAACCCTAGAAAAAAAATTAAATCCAGCTTATATCATCCTGCGTGATTTTGAAAAGGAAGAGACCAAAATTAAACAATACCTGCATAAAAAAGGATTCATTGAGGTCACCATGCCAGAAGCTGCAATATATGATTCTTTTGGATGGAAAGATAAAAAGGAATACATGCAAAGTTTAAGTAAACGATCCCGTCAACATTTTAGAAAAGATATCCTTGCTTATGAAGCAGATCTGATCATAGACCATAAGAAATCTGTTAGTGCAGAGGAGTTGCTTCATTGTTTTAAATTATACCAGTATGTAAAAAAACAAAATCTGGGCCTAAATACCTTTAGCTATCCCTTTAATTTATTTACTCATATGAATGAATCTCCACAATGGGAATTTATATTGACTTACTTAAATGATGAGAATCGAATTTTAGCAGGAGTCATGTTTTGCTATAAAAATAAAACCGGTATTTACACCCCTGCCATTATCGGTATGGATTACGAATATGCATATAAATACAACATCTATCGCCAGTTATTGTTTCAAACCATACAAAGAGCTAATGTCCTAAATTATAAACGTATCGATTTTGGACTGACAGCAGGTTTTGAAAAAAGAAAGCTCGGAGCGAAAATCATTGAAAAATGTGCATATATACAAGCCAAAGACAATTTTCCAATGGAATCCATGGAATGGTTAAGGACAAATCAATAGCATATACCTTTTATAAACTTTAAAATTTATTTGATCAAGCTTATACTATTCAAATTTGAAACTAGCCCAGCAACGCCACTATTTGTTATCCATAAATATTCAGCTCATGATCGAGAAAATTATGTCGGCCTTTAGCGAAAACATCGATAACCTGATTCATTCCGGGGATTCCGATCTTAAAAAAGCGGAATCAGGGATACAGCTTTCCGTCAAAACCTTATCGAAACTTCAAAAACACGTGAATAAAGAGGATTTTGAAGATCCTCAGTCAGAGATAGACTTCTTTCGTAATATCAAGCCGCTTCCCATGAGCTACCATATCTATTTCTCCCAAATCCGTAATTGTGAAATTAACCTGCCTAAAATTGGGAATTCCCATAAAGTACGCTTTTTGGAGAAAGAGATTAAAAAAATCAATCAGTTCTTTTCAGAAAACAACAGCTTCGTAAGCTATATGGAACAGGGCCATACCTATCTGGATCACCTGTTCTTTAGCCGGCATGGAAAAAGGGATTTTTCCTTCAATCCAAATATTCACTATTACCAATATCCAGAATTCTCTACGTCACACGATATGCTATGGTCACAGGTACAGGCCCTCTACCGCTATATTCATTATATCCGCGAAAAACTGGAAAAAATAGAACCGGGAAGCAGTAGTAATTTTAGGGAGCGACAGCCTAACCTTTTGGTATGGTCTGGTACTAAAACAAGCCTGGTGGAAATTATCTATGCTCTGTATTTTAAAGGGGATATCAATCACGGTACCGTAGATTTAAAAACCATCGTCGCCGCTTTCGAAGATTTTTTTAATATTGAAATAGATAACTTCTACAAAACCTACGGAGAAATAAAATCGCGTAAAGATCCGCGAACCAAATACCTTCATACTATAGCCGCTAAACTTGAGGCCAAAATGCGCGAAGATGATCAAAAGTAGTTTTTCGTAGTTAACCGTTACTTCGAAAATTTCATGTATACCGATTTTTTGTTTCCCTTTCTTCTGAATACCTCTTTTCACCACCTTAAAACAGGGCAATTCGTCCTTTTTTACACGAAAAGTTAAACTTTTTCGTACTACGAACCATCTACCGAGAAAAATCCATTAAAGCCACGCAATTTTACCAAACGAAAGTCAAATCATGGAAAGGGCTGTCATTTAAAATCTATGAACCTTGATGGCCCTTTCTTTTTAAAACATTTTGTTATGCCAACATCTATTATTACCACCGACGATCTTCGGGAATTTAAAATGGAATTACTGGAAGACATTAAAGAATTACTACAAAACCATAATGGACAGCCATCCAAGAAATGGCTAAAATCTACCGATGTTCTTGAACTGCTCAAGATCTCCCCGGGAACACTACAGAACCTTCGTATTAACGGCACTATTCCGTATACCAAAATGGGAGGTGTACTTTACTATGAATACACCGACATAATGGAAGTACTGGAAAATAACCGCGTACATCATAAATTCTAATGGCCGAAGAAATTAATTACATCAAGCATCTAAACGGAGTGTTTGAACATTTTTCTAAAGACAACAGATTGAACCCTACCCACATAAGCCTTTACATTGCTTTATTTCAATTGTGGAACGGTAATTTTTTTCGGCAAGAATTCTATATCAATCGGGAAGAAGTAATGGAGTATGCAAAGATTGGTTCTAAATCTACCTACCATCGTTGCATCAAAGAGTTGAGCCATTGGAATTACATTTTGTACATCCCTTCACACAATCCCTTTAAAGGGAGTAAAATCAAGATGTTCGATTTTGGGACAAGTTCTGGACAAGTAGTGAACCAAAGCTGTACCAATATCGAGACAAGTAATGGACAAGCAGTGGTATCTATAAATAAACATATACAAACTATACAAAACGCTAAAAACAAGAACAAACAGCGAGATTTTAAAAATTTAAATTTTCAAGATTC encodes:
- a CDS encoding RteC domain-containing protein, producing MIEKIMSAFSENIDNLIHSGDSDLKKAESGIQLSVKTLSKLQKHVNKEDFEDPQSEIDFFRNIKPLPMSYHIYFSQIRNCEINLPKIGNSHKVRFLEKEIKKINQFFSENNSFVSYMEQGHTYLDHLFFSRHGKRDFSFNPNIHYYQYPEFSTSHDMLWSQVQALYRYIHYIREKLEKIEPGSSSNFRERQPNLLVWSGTKTSLVEIIYALYFKGDINHGTVDLKTIVAAFEDFFNIEIDNFYKTYGEIKSRKDPRTKYLHTIAAKLEAKMREDDQK
- a CDS encoding MauE/DoxX family redox-associated membrane protein gives rise to the protein MTGIPNQYHWQFNGSIRNFFRVTIALYLILLFAYTGFSKLLDTNALFTTLRNAPLFLSKQNGEVFSWFIPLAEIGIAATIIFEDFRKIGLLSSIILLALFTAYTLWIVFVSPHQPCTCGGIISLLSWKQHLLLNSISLVLASGGLYLENNHKK
- a CDS encoding aminotransferase class I/II-fold pyridoxal phosphate-dependent enzyme, with protein sequence MAKIKHNNILNTIISVMTSAKESGALHLYAEGNYSNGRKLQIDGKELFNFGTTGYLGLEQDARLKQGAINAIQAYGTEFPMSKSYVSHPLYRELESLMSKIYNNHYVVITKNSTLGHLGVIPSVVDDGDGIILDHQVHWSVQSAVQPLKLRSVPIEMIRHNHLNMLEEKIRQLQSRCNKIWYMADGMYSMFGDYAPINDLIALSKQYKQLYLYFDDVHGMSWKGTNGSGYIMSILNELPEKVILISTLSKTFGASGAVMICNDQKVQERIKNFGGPLTFSIQLDPAAVGAAIASAKIHLSPEIYQLQQELSDRIAYMDQCIKTTALPLITDNDSPIFYIGTGMPETGFNLINRLIAKGFYTNLGIFPAVPIKNTGLRISISRHNLKEDIENFVAVLNDEYPKALNDTRTTLDRVYSAFGRSLQQSEKFNKSATTLRVVTYNTIKEIPMDFWNKRVGHNSFYDWDGLKNLEEIFTREKTPEHQLQFFYCNVLDQNEKCILSTFFTYGLWKEDMIAPKSVSDRIEKKRESNPYFRTSYCLCMGSMVTEGKHLFLEKEHKEWKQAFDLLLEYVETLEKKLNPAYIILRDFEKEETKIKQYLHKKGFIEVTMPEAAIYDSFGWKDKKEYMQSLSKRSRQHFRKDILAYEADLIIDHKKSVSAEELLHCFKLYQYVKKQNLGLNTFSYPFNLFTHMNESPQWEFILTYLNDENRILAGVMFCYKNKTGIYTPAIIGMDYEYAYKYNIYRQLLFQTIQRANVLNYKRIDFGLTAGFEKRKLGAKIIEKCAYIQAKDNFPMESMEWLRTNQ
- a CDS encoding DUF7793 family protein, producing the protein MFKGEDYAHFWIEEGILNFIYKPNIILDLNEAKAVVKARLRLQQGETYPILCDIRQLKFSSKAAREYMAVTGCLKALAIAFVMEEAYSGTMVAAFMKISKPTVPTRAFTTTAEALSFLKRFK
- a CDS encoding helix-turn-helix domain-containing protein; the protein is MNIPTFKARVKEILNFITEITLGNYTYILPLRNQKDELEQIAISLNIMVEEINTVVHQINHEKSKEVIENMVINLDKNLHITSFSENVGKILMYKNEHLLEQPLKFILGDRIGLNEQLDKFMSDVGQYRIPIKIELKHHCGYSWLGYGYLHPLISEEQSGYCLSVFKAVYCNERLKNELKDHKEGQIKYPSEYRSLLLKDQRDLVRKLHAYITKRLDRPLPKLSVIAREVGTSVSKMTLMFRRTYDESINEYHLRKRLEKAYFLIRDTSLSISEISEECGFISLAHFSRSFKKHFGIPPSKIREL
- a CDS encoding helix-turn-helix domain-containing protein, which produces MPTSIITTDDLREFKMELLEDIKELLQNHNGQPSKKWLKSTDVLELLKISPGTLQNLRINGTIPYTKMGGVLYYEYTDIMEVLENNRVHHKF